In Calypte anna isolate BGI_N300 chromosome 5, bCalAnn1_v1.p, whole genome shotgun sequence, the sequence GGATGTGCACACCCAGCTTCAGGGGGAGACCCACAGCAGAGGTGTCCTCTGTCCCCACCCCATCAGCACAGCCCTTGTCAAAGCCTTCTTGAccccaccaggacccccacGGTGGGGACAGACCCTGCTGGCCCACGGCACGGGTTGGGGTCTTGTCCCCCAAGCAGGTGACATCTGCCTCTCCCACCAAAGCTTTATTTACACCGCTGCTGCTCGGGGGCAGCTCTTggcaaaaccagagaaaaatgGCACCCAGTGCCCTTGGGcccagggtgctggcagggacaggagagagcagaggatGGGTGTAGAGAGCCAAGGTGCTTAGGACTCGCCAGCCTCAAACATCTTCTTCCTGCCCTCCATGCCAGACTTCTCCTCGATGTTCTTCCGCCAGTCACCAACATCACGGAGGTCTTTCTCCTGGGGGAGGGATGAGCACAGGGGTGCAAGCAGTGAGAACCCACCCAAGTGGGGCCCTTTGCCCTTCCACCCACGGAAAACCCATTATCAGCAAGAAGAACCCAATTCCACCCCCGtgtacatcttttttttttggctgctctctcctttttcaACATCGTGGGTACCAGAGGAGGACACAGCGAGCAGGAACATTATGGGGAAAAGCTCACCCCCCACCCTGCCTGTCACCCAGGGAGGTGTGAGCCCTGAAAAATGGGGAAGTACCTTCTCAGTGTCCTCCTTCTTGACTTGCTTCAGGTTGGCTCGGAGGTCCATGTTGACCTTGTGCTTggagcccagcagagccctcAGCATGGCATCTGCGGACATGCGCACCCTGCGCAGCGCTGGCCTCTTGAACTTGCCCCGCAGGTCAAAGAGCTTCTGGTTCAAATCTTCCAGCTGTG encodes:
- the TNNI2 gene encoding troponin I, fast skeletal muscle, giving the protein MSDEEKKRRAATARRQHLKSAMLQLAVTEIEKETAAKEVEKQNYLAEHCPPLSLPGSMQELQELCKKLHAKIDAVDEERYDTEVKLQKTNKELEDLNQKLFDLRGKFKRPALRRVRMSADAMLRALLGSKHKVNMDLRANLKQVKKEDTEKEKDLRDVGDWRKNIEEKSGMEGRKKMFEAGES